One Bacteroidota bacterium genomic window carries:
- the ilvB gene encoding biosynthetic-type acetolactate synthase large subunit produces the protein MKITGSQAVLLSLIEEGTEFIFGYPGGAIMPVYDAMMQYQDQIKHILTRHEQGAIHAAQGYARVTGRVGVCMATSGPGATNLITGIADAMIDSTPLVCITGQVGSPLLGTDAFQETDVVGISMPVTKWNYLVTKSEEIPWAIAKAFYIASTGRPGPVLIDIAKDAQFGPLDFHYKKCSYIRSYVPKPTINEEAVSEAAKLINESKKPYILFGQGIVLGNAEEEFKAFVEKSGIPAAWTILGVTALDTNHPLNMGMLGMHGNYSTNILTNDCDTIIAVGMRFDDRVTGDLKRYANQARIIHLEIDSAEINKIKKADVAIHGDVKDTLPMLTKLVEKRDHSAWVAKFRELDKIEKEKVIDLEMYPTKEGITMAEVIRILNEKTKDNVVYVTDVGQHQMFASRYCKRQSRRSFITSGGLGTMGFGLPAAFGAKMGAPEKEVVLIVGDGGLQMTIQELGTIMQSEAAVKIVLLNNKYLGMVRQWQQLFFDSRYSQTYMMNPDFIKLAEAFGIKGKKILDRPNLVGGVEEMLAHSGAYLLEVSIEKEDNVFPMVPTGASVAEVILEPAKK, from the coding sequence ATGAAAATTACTGGATCGCAGGCGGTATTGCTATCGCTAATCGAAGAAGGAACAGAGTTCATTTTTGGATATCCCGGAGGTGCAATCATGCCGGTTTATGATGCCATGATGCAATACCAGGATCAGATAAAACACATTCTAACCCGTCATGAGCAAGGTGCCATTCATGCAGCTCAAGGTTATGCACGAGTTACCGGAAGGGTAGGAGTGTGCATGGCTACTTCCGGACCTGGTGCAACCAACCTGATTACTGGCATTGCCGATGCCATGATTGATTCAACCCCTTTGGTATGCATCACAGGTCAGGTGGGTTCGCCCTTATTGGGCACCGATGCCTTTCAGGAAACAGACGTGGTAGGTATTTCAATGCCTGTTACTAAATGGAATTACCTGGTTACCAAATCAGAAGAGATTCCATGGGCAATTGCCAAAGCCTTTTACATTGCCAGCACCGGGCGTCCAGGACCTGTACTTATTGACATAGCCAAAGATGCCCAATTTGGACCACTTGATTTTCATTATAAAAAGTGCAGCTATATACGAAGCTATGTTCCTAAGCCTACTATTAATGAAGAGGCAGTATCGGAGGCTGCTAAACTGATTAATGAATCGAAGAAGCCATACATACTTTTTGGACAAGGAATTGTGCTTGGCAATGCCGAAGAGGAGTTTAAGGCATTTGTCGAGAAGTCTGGTATTCCTGCTGCCTGGACTATATTGGGTGTAACAGCACTCGATACAAACCATCCTCTGAATATGGGTATGCTCGGAATGCATGGCAACTACTCAACCAACATTTTAACCAACGATTGCGATACGATTATCGCTGTTGGAATGCGCTTCGATGACCGCGTAACCGGCGATTTGAAGCGTTATGCCAATCAAGCCAGAATTATACACCTCGAAATTGATTCGGCTGAAATAAATAAAATTAAAAAGGCCGATGTAGCGATACACGGAGATGTGAAGGATACCCTACCTATGTTGACTAAACTGGTCGAGAAAAGAGACCATTCGGCCTGGGTTGCTAAATTTAGAGAACTCGATAAAATTGAAAAGGAGAAAGTAATCGACTTGGAGATGTATCCGACTAAGGAGGGCATTACCATGGCCGAAGTAATCAGAATATTAAATGAAAAAACAAAAGATAACGTTGTTTACGTTACCGATGTAGGTCAGCACCAGATGTTTGCCTCACGCTATTGTAAAAGGCAGTCGCGCCGTTCTTTCATTACTTCTGGTGGGCTTGGAACCATGGGTTTTGGACTTCCCGCTGCTTTTGGAGCTAAAATGGGTGCCCCGGAAAAGGAAGTAGTCTTAATTGTAGGTGATGGAGGTTTGCAAATGACCATACAGGAGCTGGGAACAATCATGCAATCGGAGGCAGCTGTAAAAATAGTATTGCTGAACAATAAATACCTCGGTATGGTAAGGCAATGGCAACAGCTCTTTTTCGATAGCAGGTACTCTCAAACCTATATGATGAATCCTGATTTTATAAAACTTGCAGAGGCTTTTGGTATCAAGGGTAAAAAGATTCTTGACCGACCCAATCTTGTGGGTGGGGTGGAAGAGATGTTGGCTCACTCGGGAGCCTACCTTTTAGAAGTATCGATTGAGAAGGAAGATAACGTATTTCCAATGGTTCCTACTGGTGCATCAGTAGCAGAGGTAATACTGGAACCGGCAAAAAAATAA
- a CDS encoding rhomboid family intramembrane serine protease — MSLAEDIDKRRLLVSMVFPLLFVALLWVVKLIETLSDTSFVQLGLYPLKAKGLPGIVFGPLLHGDWKHLFNNTFSLFFLSWAVFYFYHKVAWKAFFLIYFISQFWLWFFAREAYHIGASGLIYGYGSFVFVSGILLKHRHLLAISLLVAFLYGSMVWGILPVDEKVSWEGHLMGLIAGIILAVYYKDSGPVLPTQENDLEDEESDFEFEEYQEGEEKAS; from the coding sequence ATGAGCTTGGCTGAAGATATTGATAAAAGGCGATTGCTTGTAAGCATGGTATTTCCCCTCTTGTTTGTGGCTTTGCTTTGGGTAGTCAAACTTATCGAAACACTCTCCGATACAAGTTTTGTGCAATTGGGGTTGTATCCTTTAAAAGCCAAAGGTCTTCCTGGAATTGTATTTGGTCCTTTGTTGCATGGCGACTGGAAACATTTGTTTAACAATACTTTTTCCTTGTTCTTTTTAAGCTGGGCTGTATTTTATTTTTACCACAAAGTGGCATGGAAAGCTTTTTTTCTTATTTATTTCATCTCACAATTCTGGCTTTGGTTTTTTGCACGCGAAGCATACCATATTGGGGCCAGCGGGTTAATCTATGGCTATGGCTCCTTTGTTTTTGTGAGTGGAATTCTATTAAAGCATCGCCATTTGCTTGCTATTTCGTTGTTAGTTGCCTTTTTGTATGGAAGCATGGTGTGGGGTATTTTACCTGTTGATGAGAAGGTTTCGTGGGAAGGGCATCTGATGGGACTAATTGCTGGCATAATACTTGCCGTTTATTATAAAGATTCCGGACCTGTTTTACCCACTCAGGAAAATGACTTGGAGGATGAAGAATCTGATTTTGAATTCGAAGAATACCAGGAAGGGGAGGAAAAAGCTTCCTGA
- the ilvN gene encoding acetolactate synthase small subunit, with the protein MTNTYTITAFSENHIGLLNRITIIFTRRNVNIHSLTVSESAIRGISKFTIVVIETQEKVEKVVKQIDKLVEVLKAFYHPNEEIVYQEIALYKVPTEALLASNNLESIIRKHNARILEVMPEYTVIEKTGHCEETQELFEILTEFGVRQFTRSGRVAVTRLSEELLTNYLKELDEKELQLVTQLHETSQ; encoded by the coding sequence ATGACAAATACATACACCATTACAGCTTTTTCTGAAAACCATATCGGGTTGCTAAACCGCATTACCATCATATTTACCCGACGCAATGTGAATATTCATAGTTTAACAGTTTCTGAATCGGCTATTCGTGGCATCTCCAAGTTTACAATTGTTGTAATCGAAACCCAGGAAAAGGTAGAAAAGGTTGTAAAACAGATCGATAAACTGGTAGAAGTTCTAAAAGCTTTTTACCATCCGAATGAAGAAATTGTTTATCAGGAAATTGCTCTCTACAAGGTACCCACCGAAGCTTTGTTGGCCAGCAACAACCTCGAAAGCATAATTCGCAAACACAATGCACGTATTCTCGAAGTAATGCCCGAGTACACGGTGATTGAAAAAACAGGGCACTGCGAAGAAACACAAGAACTATTCGAAATTCTTACCGAATTTGGTGTAAGGCAGTTTACCCGTTCAGGACGTGTGGCTGTTACCCGCCTGAGTGAAGAATTACTAACCAACTACCTGAAGGAACTCGACGAAAAGGAACTTCAGCTGGTGACTCAATTACACGAAACTTCACAATAG
- a CDS encoding helix-turn-helix domain-containing protein translates to MVWNKNIPVYSLDKFRKVDKLNQLFQVEVFDANRHFNVSYPHRHDFYEILYLNKGSGFHIIDQEKYEIRPPCVFFLSPGQTHALELSHDIEGYILLFTAEFYLLEQKNKNRLLEYPFFFSAEQKNPPLYLSDHSDKSFIETLFVRACEEIALKEKCSSELIRSILDLILLTCDKHYPEQLRTILMSKGHLLVKRFLFLIEENYQNNLRVNDYAHMLAITPNHLTQMVKQVTGKTSLELLQDKITVEVKRLLIHTNLSVSEIAEKMKFPDQSYFTKYFKKSTGITPLQYRRESMKIT, encoded by the coding sequence ATGGTGTGGAACAAAAATATTCCGGTATACAGCCTCGATAAATTTCGTAAGGTCGATAAGCTAAATCAACTATTTCAGGTTGAAGTATTCGATGCCAACCGGCATTTTAATGTAAGCTATCCGCACCGACACGATTTTTACGAGATCCTTTATCTGAATAAAGGTTCCGGATTTCATATTATCGACCAAGAGAAATACGAGATAAGGCCTCCATGTGTATTTTTCTTATCACCAGGACAAACACACGCCCTCGAACTCTCACATGATATCGAAGGGTATATCTTACTTTTCACTGCTGAATTCTACCTGCTAGAGCAAAAAAATAAAAACAGGCTGCTGGAATATCCTTTTTTCTTCTCGGCAGAACAAAAGAATCCACCTCTTTATCTCTCAGACCATAGCGACAAAAGTTTTATTGAAACATTGTTTGTTCGGGCCTGCGAAGAAATAGCACTAAAAGAAAAATGTTCGAGCGAACTGATTCGTTCCATACTCGATCTTATTCTGCTTACCTGCGACAAGCATTACCCTGAGCAACTAAGAACTATTCTAATGAGCAAAGGGCACCTGCTTGTGAAGCGATTTCTGTTTCTTATCGAGGAAAATTACCAGAATAATTTGCGGGTAAACGATTATGCCCACATGCTGGCAATTACTCCAAACCACCTCACACAAATGGTGAAGCAGGTTACAGGCAAAACTTCCCTTGAACTGCTTCAAGATAAAATTACTGTTGAGGTTAAGCGACTTCTGATACACACCAACCTTTCCGTTTCGGAGATAGCCGAGAAAATGAAATTCCCCGATCAAAGTTATTTTACCAAATATTTCAAAAAAAGCACAGGAATTACCCCGCTTCAATATAGAAGAGAATCTATGAAAATTACCTAA
- a CDS encoding nucleotidyltransferase domain-containing protein has translation MDKGDALDLAVKYANAVKSKYDFVKIILFGSYAKGNYNEDSDIDIAVILKDYNNLIDIQVDLMRLRRKIDSRIEPHPFREKDFDITNPLVNEIIKYGQDIKINLA, from the coding sequence ATGGATAAAGGAGATGCTTTAGATTTAGCCGTAAAATATGCAAATGCAGTAAAATCAAAATATGATTTTGTGAAAATAATACTTTTTGGTTCTTACGCAAAAGGCAACTACAATGAGGATAGCGACATTGATATTGCAGTGATTTTAAAAGACTATAATAATCTGATTGACATACAAGTGGATTTGATGAGATTGAGAAGGAAAATTGATAGTCGGATTGAGCCACATCCATTTAGAGAAAAGGATTTTGATATAACAAATCCATTAGTAAACGAGATTATTAAATACGGGCAAGATATAAAAATCAACCTGGCCTAA
- the ilvD gene encoding dihydroxy-acid dehydratase, producing MPTLRSNTTTQGRLMAGARSLWRASGMKEEQIGKPIIAVVNSFTQFVPGHTHLHAIGQQVKAIIESHGCFAAEFNTIAIDDGIAMGHDGMLYSLPSRDLIADSVEYMVNAHKADAMICISNCDKITPGMLMAAMRLNIPTVFVSGGPMEAGKVGNKKYDLVDAMVMAADDKVSDKEIALVEQEACPTCGSCSGMFTANSMNCLNEAIGLALPGNGTIVATHKNRMGLFETAAARIVQITNEYYFEGNNKVLPRNIATRDAFLNAMALDIAMGGSTNTILHILAIAHEAEVKFNMKDIDELSRKVPVLCKVSPNSPLYHIEDVNRAGGILGILGELAKGNLLKLDVHRVDGLSLGEAIQKYSVTSNKVDAEAENIYKSAPAGIKNLKMGSQAVFFKEFDSDREKGCIRSIEKCYTKEGGLAVLFGNIATNGCVVKTAGVDESIFLFKGPARVFESQDAAIEGILGDKVKSGEVVIIRYEGPKGGPGMQEMLYPTSYIKSKGLGKACALVTDGRFSGGTSGLSIGHVSPEAAAGGEIGLVHDGDIIEINIPKRSIDVLISKDEMEKRRNEEKQRGEKAFTPKTRKRVISKALQAYASMVTSADTGAVRKL from the coding sequence ATGCCAACATTACGCAGCAACACCACTACCCAAGGTCGTCTGATGGCAGGGGCACGAAGCCTCTGGAGAGCATCGGGAATGAAAGAGGAACAAATTGGCAAACCCATTATTGCGGTGGTCAACTCGTTTACTCAGTTTGTGCCTGGTCATACTCACTTGCACGCAATTGGCCAACAGGTAAAAGCTATTATCGAGTCTCACGGATGTTTTGCAGCTGAGTTTAATACCATAGCCATTGACGATGGTATTGCCATGGGGCACGATGGAATGCTTTATTCTTTGCCCTCGCGCGATTTAATTGCCGACAGTGTAGAGTATATGGTAAATGCCCATAAGGCCGATGCCATGATCTGCATTAGCAATTGCGATAAAATCACCCCCGGAATGCTCATGGCTGCCATGCGTCTAAATATACCTACTGTTTTTGTATCAGGTGGTCCTATGGAGGCCGGAAAAGTAGGAAACAAGAAGTACGACCTGGTCGATGCCATGGTAATGGCTGCTGACGATAAAGTTTCAGATAAAGAGATAGCACTGGTCGAGCAGGAGGCTTGTCCCACTTGTGGTTCCTGCTCGGGTATGTTTACAGCCAATTCCATGAACTGCCTCAACGAGGCCATAGGCCTTGCTTTACCTGGTAACGGAACCATTGTAGCTACTCACAAAAACCGTATGGGTCTTTTCGAAACAGCTGCTGCCCGCATTGTTCAAATTACCAATGAATATTATTTCGAGGGTAACAACAAAGTTTTGCCTCGCAATATAGCCACTCGCGATGCTTTTTTAAATGCCATGGCGCTCGATATAGCTATGGGCGGCTCTACCAATACCATTCTGCATATACTGGCAATTGCCCATGAGGCAGAAGTGAAGTTTAACATGAAAGACATCGACGAACTGTCACGAAAAGTACCAGTGCTTTGCAAGGTATCTCCCAATTCTCCTTTGTACCATATCGAAGACGTGAACCGTGCCGGAGGTATTCTGGGCATTCTGGGCGAGTTAGCCAAAGGCAACTTGCTAAAACTCGATGTTCATCGGGTGGATGGGCTTAGCCTGGGCGAAGCTATTCAGAAATACTCAGTCACCTCAAACAAGGTCGATGCTGAAGCGGAGAATATTTATAAAAGTGCCCCTGCCGGGATTAAAAACCTTAAAATGGGCAGCCAGGCTGTATTTTTCAAAGAATTCGACTCCGACCGCGAAAAAGGTTGTATCCGGAGTATTGAAAAATGCTATACCAAAGAAGGTGGATTGGCTGTATTGTTTGGCAACATTGCTACAAACGGATGCGTGGTAAAAACTGCCGGGGTAGATGAATCAATTTTCCTTTTTAAAGGTCCTGCCCGTGTGTTTGAATCGCAGGACGCAGCCATTGAAGGTATTCTGGGAGATAAGGTAAAATCTGGTGAGGTTGTCATTATCCGCTACGAAGGCCCGAAAGGTGGTCCGGGTATGCAGGAAATGCTTTATCCTACATCTTATATTAAATCTAAAGGTTTAGGCAAGGCATGTGCCCTGGTTACCGATGGTCGGTTTTCAGGAGGTACTTCGGGTCTATCCATAGGACATGTATCTCCGGAAGCAGCAGCAGGAGGTGAAATCGGACTGGTACATGACGGGGATATCATCGAAATTAATATTCCCAAACGTTCAATCGACGTGCTTATTTCCAAAGATGAGATGGAGAAACGACGGAACGAGGAAAAGCAACGTGGCGAAAAGGCTTTTACACCAAAAACACGCAAACGGGTTATTTCCAAAGCCCTGCAGGCCTATGCCAGTATGGTTACATCTGCCGATACGGGTGCTGTGCGAAAATTATAA
- the ilvC gene encoding ketol-acid reductoisomerase, with translation MANYFNSLPFRLQVEELGKCEFMDSSEFADGVTKLKGKKIVIVGCGAQGLAQGLNMRDSGLDVAYALRKVEIDENQISYQNAKNEKFTIGTIEEMVPKGDLVLNLTPDKYHTPVVNHIMPLMKKGACLSYSHGFNIVEEGMQIRKDLTVIMVAPKSPASEVRAEFLRGFGVPTLIAVHRENDPNGDGLEIAKAYCVGTGGHKAGVLHSSFVAEVKSDLMGEQTILCGLLQTGSILSFNKMIEKGIEPGYASKLIQYGWEVITEALKLGGITHMMDRLSNPAKVEAFKLAEELKRIMRPLFQKHQDDILSGEFSKTMMVDWANGDKNLLTWRAATGETAFEKTPATSAPIAEQEYFDNGTLLVAFVKAGVELAYEVMTEAGMKPESAYYESLHETPLIANTIARKKLFEMNRVISDTAEYGCYLFDHACKPLLANFMSKIDTNVIGKNYNASLKDMHVDNYELIQINEEIRYHDIEMVGAELREAMTNMKAII, from the coding sequence ATGGCAAATTATTTTAATTCACTTCCTTTTCGTCTTCAGGTAGAAGAACTAGGCAAATGCGAATTTATGGACAGTTCGGAATTTGCAGATGGAGTTACCAAATTAAAAGGAAAAAAAATTGTAATTGTTGGTTGTGGCGCCCAGGGACTTGCCCAAGGTCTTAACATGCGCGATAGTGGTCTTGATGTGGCATATGCTTTACGTAAAGTGGAGATTGACGAAAACCAAATTTCTTATCAAAACGCTAAAAACGAAAAATTTACAATAGGCACTATTGAAGAAATGGTTCCGAAAGGTGACCTTGTTTTAAACCTGACACCAGACAAATACCACACTCCGGTAGTGAATCATATAATGCCCCTAATGAAAAAAGGTGCATGTCTTTCATATTCACACGGATTTAATATCGTCGAAGAAGGCATGCAAATCCGCAAGGACCTTACAGTAATTATGGTTGCTCCTAAATCGCCGGCCTCAGAAGTACGTGCTGAATTCCTTCGTGGCTTTGGTGTTCCTACCCTGATTGCTGTTCACCGCGAAAACGACCCCAATGGCGATGGCCTCGAAATTGCCAAAGCCTATTGCGTAGGTACTGGTGGTCATAAAGCAGGCGTGTTGCATTCAAGTTTTGTGGCTGAAGTAAAATCTGATCTTATGGGCGAGCAAACCATATTGTGCGGATTGCTTCAAACAGGCTCTATTCTCTCATTCAACAAAATGATTGAGAAAGGTATTGAGCCAGGATATGCCTCAAAATTGATTCAATATGGCTGGGAAGTTATTACCGAAGCACTCAAACTGGGTGGTATTACCCACATGATGGACCGCCTTTCGAATCCGGCAAAAGTTGAAGCTTTTAAACTGGCCGAAGAACTAAAAAGAATTATGCGCCCCTTGTTTCAAAAACACCAGGACGATATTCTTTCAGGTGAGTTCTCTAAAACCATGATGGTTGACTGGGCCAATGGCGATAAAAACCTGCTTACCTGGAGAGCAGCCACCGGTGAAACCGCTTTTGAAAAAACACCCGCAACCTCTGCTCCTATTGCCGAACAGGAATATTTTGATAACGGAACCCTTTTGGTTGCTTTTGTAAAGGCTGGCGTAGAACTGGCTTATGAAGTAATGACAGAGGCAGGCATGAAACCCGAATCAGCCTATTACGAATCGCTTCATGAAACTCCACTGATTGCCAATACCATTGCCCGCAAAAAGTTATTCGAAATGAATCGTGTAATTTCTGATACAGCCGAGTATGGTTGTTATTTGTTCGATCATGCCTGTAAGCCTCTGCTGGCAAACTTTATGAGCAAAATAGACACCAATGTAATTGGTAAAAATTACAATGCAAGTTTAAAAGACATGCATGTGGACAATTACGAATTAATTCAGATTAACGAAGAAATTCGTTACCACGACATTGAGATGGTTGGTGCCGAATTGCGCGAAGCAATGACCAACATGAAGGCTATAATTTAA
- a CDS encoding HEPN domain-containing protein, giving the protein MDVDKVIKHWIETSDDDFNTMLTLYNSQSFGWSLFLGHISTEKLLKALYVKKFKEHAPFIHNLYRLGELIGLELSEEYSDWLDEITSFNLNARYDDYKKEFYKLSTPDYTKNWIEKIKIIRTWIKEML; this is encoded by the coding sequence ATTGATGTTGACAAGGTTATAAAACATTGGATTGAGACATCGGATGATGACTTCAATACCATGCTGACTTTATATAATTCACAATCATTCGGTTGGTCTTTATTTCTTGGACACATCTCAACTGAGAAATTACTCAAAGCTCTCTATGTAAAGAAATTTAAAGAGCATGCTCCTTTTATTCATAATTTATACAGATTAGGAGAATTAATTGGATTAGAACTGTCAGAAGAATATTCTGACTGGCTAGATGAAATTACATCATTTAACTTAAATGCCAGATATGATGATTATAAAAAGGAGTTTTACAAGCTGAGCACTCCTGATTATACCAAAAACTGGATAGAGAAAATTAAAATTATTCGGACATGGATAAAGGAGATGCTTTAG